The Cellulomonas wangleii genome includes a region encoding these proteins:
- a CDS encoding PP2C family protein-serine/threonine phosphatase: MTTPRPAPSGWVWRVLAGWAGGPQPLVGGALCLAAVLYAVAVLWRPAWFAPSGLLLLLLVGAFVLRWRALLVLVASVVLLTAALTAGGSVDPGQVVVLVLGCGAVVTFGVERERLGLQGAPGALMLVDLRDRLSAGGRLPALPGRWQADAEVRSAHGAAFSGDFVVAHRSGGSYEVVLVDVSGKGQAAGVRALQLQGALGGLLGALPADEFLPAANRYLLEQGWDEGFATAVHLALDLSTGRFRVASAGHPPPAVLHAGSGRIDVLDAAGGVALGILEDMRPGTVTGVLAPGDVVVLYTDGLIEAPGRDVDQGIDRLLGVVEAVVAARPGSAHEVLAGVRAAEDDDRAVVVVRRS, encoded by the coding sequence GTGACGACACCGCGCCCGGCACCGAGCGGCTGGGTGTGGCGCGTCCTGGCCGGGTGGGCGGGCGGCCCGCAGCCGCTCGTGGGCGGCGCGCTGTGCCTCGCCGCCGTCCTGTACGCCGTGGCCGTGCTGTGGCGCCCGGCGTGGTTCGCGCCCTCCGGGCTGCTCCTGCTGCTGCTCGTCGGCGCCTTCGTGCTGCGCTGGCGGGCGCTGCTCGTGCTGGTCGCGTCCGTGGTGCTGCTCACGGCCGCGCTCACGGCGGGAGGGTCGGTCGACCCGGGGCAGGTCGTCGTGCTCGTGCTGGGGTGCGGTGCGGTGGTCACGTTCGGCGTCGAGCGCGAGCGGCTCGGCCTGCAGGGGGCGCCCGGCGCCCTCATGCTCGTCGACCTGCGGGACCGGCTGAGCGCGGGCGGACGACTGCCCGCCCTGCCCGGACGGTGGCAGGCCGACGCCGAGGTGCGCTCCGCCCACGGTGCCGCGTTCTCCGGCGACTTCGTCGTCGCCCACCGCAGCGGCGGCTCGTACGAGGTGGTGCTCGTCGACGTGTCGGGCAAGGGCCAGGCCGCCGGCGTCCGGGCGCTGCAGCTGCAGGGTGCGCTCGGAGGGCTCCTGGGGGCGCTGCCGGCCGACGAGTTCCTGCCGGCCGCGAACCGGTACCTGCTGGAGCAGGGCTGGGACGAGGGGTTCGCCACGGCCGTCCACCTGGCGCTCGACCTGAGCACGGGCCGCTTCCGCGTCGCGAGCGCGGGGCACCCGCCGCCCGCCGTGCTGCACGCGGGGTCCGGACGGATCGACGTGCTCGACGCGGCGGGCGGAGTCGCGCTGGGCATCCTGGAGGACATGCGCCCCGGGACGGTGACCGGCGTCCTGGCTCCGGGCGACGTCGTCGTCCTCTACACCGACGGGCTCATCGAGGCGCCCGGTCGCGACGTCGACCAGGGCATCGACCGGCTGCTCGGCGTGGTCGAGGCCGTGGTCGCCGCCCGGCCCGGCAGCGCGCACGAGGTGCTGGCCGGCGTGCGCGCGGCGGAGGACGACGACCGCGCCGTCGTGGTCGTGCGGCGGAGCTGA
- a CDS encoding MGMT family protein, with translation MPRGRPDDGDGTGPGRVGRPGQDVGGAEEDYVEEVHRLVAAVPPGRVMTYGLIAEVLADRASAAGRPARGGPRQVGRAMATGGAVPWWRVVTAAGDPPAHHRDRALAHLRAEGAPLTADGRRVRVRQAVWFPDD, from the coding sequence GTGCCCCGTGGACGACCGGACGACGGCGACGGGACGGGCCCCGGGAGGGTCGGCCGCCCCGGGCAGGACGTCGGGGGCGCCGAGGAGGACTACGTCGAGGAGGTCCACCGGCTCGTCGCGGCCGTCCCGCCGGGCCGCGTGATGACGTACGGGCTGATCGCCGAGGTCCTCGCGGACCGCGCGAGCGCCGCGGGTCGGCCCGCGCGCGGCGGCCCGCGCCAGGTCGGGCGGGCCATGGCGACCGGGGGAGCCGTCCCGTGGTGGCGCGTCGTGACGGCCGCCGGTGACCCGCCCGCGCACCACCGGGACCGCGCGCTGGCGCATCTGCGTGCGGAGGGCGCGCCCCTGACGGCCGACGGGCGGCGCGTGCGGGTGCGTCAGGCCGTGTGGTTCCCCGACGACTGA
- a CDS encoding CoA-binding protein, with translation MSARTWQGPSAPERLSILRATRSIAIVGASSNPARASYFVATYLLSSSPYDVYFVNPRADEILGRPVYPSLDALPVVPDLVDVFRRHDDLPTVLDETLAVGARTLWLQLGSWHEDVARRGEEAGLDVVMDRCVKIEHARFHGGLHLAGFDTGVISSRRALG, from the coding sequence ATGAGCGCACGCACCTGGCAGGGCCCCAGCGCCCCCGAGCGGCTGTCGATCCTGCGCGCCACGCGCTCGATCGCGATCGTGGGGGCGTCGAGCAACCCGGCCCGCGCGTCGTACTTCGTCGCGACGTACCTGCTGTCCAGCTCGCCGTACGACGTGTACTTCGTCAACCCCCGCGCCGACGAGATCCTGGGCCGGCCGGTGTACCCGTCGCTGGACGCGCTGCCCGTCGTCCCGGACCTCGTCGACGTGTTCCGTCGGCACGACGACCTGCCGACGGTCCTCGACGAGACCCTCGCGGTGGGTGCGAGGACCCTCTGGTTGCAGCTGGGGTCCTGGCACGAGGACGTCGCCCGGCGGGGCGAGGAGGCCGGGCTCGACGTCGTCATGGACCGCTGCGTGAAGATCGAGCACGCCCGGTTCCACGGCGGTCTGCACCTGGCCGGGTTCGACACCGGCGTCATCTCCTCGCGGCGCGCGCTCGGCTGA